Within Solea solea chromosome 1, fSolSol10.1, whole genome shotgun sequence, the genomic segment TTAATGATATAGGAAGTGGaagtgttttttaatctttagtgaagttttttttttaaatctttatagaacgttttttttttatttttttttatctttattgaagttttttttattgaaacagGAAGCGTTTCgcgggaaatgtgtgtgtgggtggggttCTCGGCGTCATTTCATACTGCCAGACTGTGATTGGCTGCGAGTCACACAGTATTTACATATCAGCGCCGGTTGGACGACAGCGGCGCGCCAAACGTCACGTGGTCGCCCTTTTCGCGCGAAAGAGTCCGTCTGCTCTGCTGCGAAGTCTCGAGCTGTGTGTTTTCCGTGCGGCTCGGTCTTTATCTCCACGCTTTTTTCGGATCTTATATCGCACTTTGACGGGTTTTCAACATGGACGTTGCCACAGCAACCGCAGAAAATGCCGGAGAGATGGTGAAAGACGAGTTggctgaaaaatgtcaaaagttATTCCAGGCGTTCTTAGAAGAGTGAGTGTGTCAGACTCTGCTGCATGTCTCATTGTCTCGTAACACACAGAGACGAGCTGCTCACGAGGCGAAGACgtgaaatctgttttattttccactaACTGTGAGGATCCACAGCTCAATGTTtatgttctctctctgtgtgcaggtTCCAGAGCGGGGATGGTGAGGTGAAGTATGTCCGTGAGGCCGAGGAGCTCATCAGGCCTGAGAGGAACACACTGCTGGTTACCTTCACTGACGTGGAGGGCTTCAACCAGGAGCTGGCCACCACCATCCAGGAGGAGTACTACAGGTCAGTCCACAAGTCTTAGTGTGTGTCATTAATAGGCCCAGGGCCGGTCCTATGTGATTGGGattgtgccccccccccccccccccccccccccccccacatttctttttacataAATGTTGCATATTTTATGGCACGTGGCACACAGTACTGTATTGAGTGTTTGAATGGATGTGTTGATGGATTTGACACTTCTTTGGCTGCTGGTTAACTGCACATGTTCATCCTTTTTCCTTCCTCCACTTCTCTTACTAGACTAGAAACACTACATGTTTATTCCTGTAACATTGCTACTTATACTATGAGAGAGTTTTTCTAGAAGTAGACTATTTTGGAGCgggaaaataatcacaattcacCCTGAATGACGAGTTGCATAGatttactttattgatcccaaagCTGGGAAATAATTCTATTAAAGCAGCACTTTACAGCTCTTAATACAAGACATATAAGAtaaaacacagggaaaaaatAATGGCTTGCATTTGTCACTGTAAACTAAAGAGTTATAAATCATTACAAGCTtcctttttgcattttgttatGCAGGTCCACAAAGTTTTCACATCAGActattgtgtgtatgtatattgtAACTGCACATGATGTTGATTGCATTTGGAGATTTTTTTGTATTAGGGGTCACTGTCTTGacctgtttttaatttaaaatctgGGTCAAATACTCCCACGTAACCTTAAGTGAACTCTGAGAGCTCCACCTCCTACATAGGTCGCTCATTTTACCACAACCccatgaaaatgtaataaaagctTATGTCAGGTGATGAGAAGCTCACCTGTGGATTAACATGGATGTGTCTGTTTTCAGAGTGTATCCCTTCCTCTGTCGGGCAGTGCGCAACTTTGCTCGGGATCATGGGAACGTTCCTCTGAACAAAGAGTTCTACGTTGCCATTGAGGATCTTCCCACCAGACACAAGTAAGATGAACACACCGAGACTCTGACCCCCTAAAATGTGCAGATTTTATAGCTCCAGTAGAAATTACAGGACAATATGGTGGTGAAATAACTAATATCCGTTTTCTTATGTGAAATCTAGAATCCGCGAGTTGTCGTCCATGCGTATCGGCTCCCTGGTGAGGATCAGCGGTCAGGTGGTGAGGACACACCCAGTGCATCCCGAACTGGTAAGATTCTCTGCACGTAGATAAACCGAGACGTcgcgaggcagcagcagcagcaaacgtCCAAAAGAGCTATGACAGAAATCGATGTTGTGGTGACTTTGCTTGTGGTTTCAGGTGAGCGGCACCTTCCTGTGCATGGACTGTCAGGCAGTGATCAAAGACGTCCCTCAGCAGTTCAAATACTGCCCGCCAACCATCTGCAGAAACCCCGTGTGCAACAACCGCTTCCGCTTCCACCTGGACACGCACAAATCCAAGTTCATCGACTTCCAGAAGGTATTTGTGACACACGGGCTGAGATTACAGTGACGACTGATGCATTTGTTGGAACACAGGGCATTAGTAAGTGTATAGATAAACGCTAGAATGTCAATATGAAATATCTAAGAACTCCATCGTTCTGTGTCTGAAAGGAGAATGGAAGAAGTTACACAAACTAAATCCAATCAGAAAATGAATACAAGAAAAATATGGCGACTATAAATCCATTCACAAATAGCAGTAGATGGGGGAAATTACAAACTGTGACATTTGCGGCTCTTCACTCAGGTGCGTATCCAGGAGACGCAGGCGGAGCTGCCTCGTGGTTCGATCCCACGCTCCCTGGAGGTCGTCCTGCGCGCCGAGGCTGTGGAAATGGCTCAGGCCGGAGACCGCTGTGACTTCACCGGGACCCTCATCGTCGTGCCGGACGTCTCGCAGCTCACCACTCCCGGTACGACTCTGACCACATACATGTGTGAAActctggagggaaaaaaaagcatgtacACATACGTAATATATGAAGAAAAGCCAATTAAAAACTTAAACACATTAATATGCTGGAGTGATGACATCATTCGTTAAACCAGGCCTTAAAAAGGTCTTGCATGTCGttcatgcttttattaaaatgaacctGTCCACTGAACACAACAGGTGCCATGTCAACAAGAACGTAGGCACGCGAGTATAAAACGACAGTAAAGTAAAGACAAAGTGTTAAACAGGTTAGTTTTTTGACCCCTTTTATCTGTGTTTGCCTCCAGGTGTGCGAGCAGAGACCAGCACCCGTGTCGCAGGTGGACCACAGGGCTTTGAGTCTGAGGGTTTGAGAGGACTGAAAGCTCTGGGAGTCAGAGAGCTGTCGTACAGACTCGCCTTCCTGGCCTGTAACGTGGCCCCGACTAACCCACGAGtaagagtcacacacacacacacgcacgcacgcacgcacgcacgcacgcacacacacacacacacacacacacacacacacacacacacggacaacgTATAAAACTTGTGGATTCAGTCGTTCGTCCTTCTTCCATCTGTTTATGTTAGAAAGAAAGTAACCTCCATTTTGTTAACATTGAAGCTGGATCAATAAAACcttcataaatgtgaagagGGAAGATTACAACATGCTCTTTATATTACAGAATTGAAGTCTTAAATACCAAGTCATGATGTATCGcaacattattttcataatcgattaatctgtccttaaaaaccttaaaaaatattggtcgtggaaatgatgatgttcataaatgtcttgttttgtccacaaaccaaaatgattcactttacaatgatttctttattatacaGTGCAAAGAAATTACTCGcgtttaagaagctaaaacaatcggaaatctggttttaatcatgagaAAAAAGATGAAGTGTATTCTTCagaatgtatttaatgtaatgATGATTTCTCGGCTGTAGTTTGGCGGGAAGGAGCTGCGCGAGGAGGAACAGACTGCGGAGAGCATCAAGAGCCAGATGacggagagagagtgggagaaggTGTTTGAGATGAGCCAGGACAAAAACCTCTACCACAACCTGTGCACCAGCCTTTTCCCCACCATCCACGGTCAGTGCTGCGAGCAAACATGTGCAAATCTACCCCCAGTAACACGTTTTAAAACCGTAGATTCTCATTGAAAATGGTGACGATGATTGTGGCAGGCAATGACGAAGTCAAACGCGGCATCCTGCTCATGCTGTTTGGTGGCGTCCCCAAGACGACCATGGAGGGAACCTCGCTGAGAGGAGACATCAACGTCTGCATCGTCGGAGACCCAAGTACAGCCAAGAGCCAGTTCCTCAAGTATGTGACACTCTTGTCGTGTATTTAGTTACCTGTGGGCAGCTTTGTTATGTGtagtaatgttaaaaaaatatataaacacttgTTTTCAGGCATGTGGAGGAGTTCAGTCCCAGAGCCGTGTACACCAGCGGCAAAGCCAGCACTGCAGCCGGTCTGACGGCCGCCGTCGTTCGAGACGAGGAGTCGAACGAGTTTGTCATAGAGGCTGGAGCTCTGATGCTGGCTGACAATGTGAGTGTGGGCAGGTACAGAGGGCACAAAATGGACGTTGGGAAGTTTAACCGTTCTGTTAACAGTCCTAGAGAAACTCACAGACCAGGGGttctgcaacctgtggctctagAGCCTCCTGTGGCTCTTTGGCCCCTCTGCTGTGGCTCCTTGTagcttttggaaaaaaaatgcgttaatttttttgatgttttgtaCGTCACATCCAGTGTCTACGTCAAATGTGACATTGAAAAACCTCCCGAAAGCCATTAAGTTAAAGTAATGTGCACATGAAGAAGTTCACATGAAGAAGTCATTTACGTCCATGTACTTTTCTCAATCATAAAGTAcacaaaatagttttattttcgTTTCAAAGTCATTTATAAGAGGTTGGGTATAAACggcaatgaaatgtcaacagttttctttttgtacttcttctttttgtaaATTTCAATATAGAtactatatttaaaatatagtatatatgtctaaaaaaaaaaactatggactggcgacctgtccagggtgtgaccccgcctcatGTCTAGaaattggcacagcgcccccccatgtgaccctcatgtggaggatagagcggtaAAAGGTGAATTATACCGGAAATGgagctttgcacccatatactgGTCATTACGGTCGCCCTCagtcagtaccgtaattcctaaatggttgaataactgccagatatggaaagtgaaagtgatcTGAAGTGAAGTgacagaagcactcactcattgaacattttttgacaattctacagcatTAAAATCTATCGTGGCATAATGGAGGTTAAAGTCACTGGTATTAAATgccatgttcttttttttcttttttttgttagggTGTGTGTTGCATCGATGAGTTCGACAAGATGGACCTCAAGGACCAGGTTGCCATCCATGAAGCCATGGAGCAGCAGACCATCAGCATCACAAAGGCTGGAGTCAAGGTAAAGGTCAACGGAGTGTGTTCCTGAAATCACTCACTGTTTTATCCAAAACCACTGGTTGGTTTGCTCTGTGTTGCTTTTACACACTTTTCAACAGATGTGAGACTTTTAGTGACCTGATAAAAAAAGACTGTAAATGATCTGGGGTTGAGAATGTCGGTTATGTCTAGGCTCCCAAaaaatgaggtcagctgacgaCCTAAATCTAGTGAAGGGGAAAGATTTTCAGATTCAGAgagcatcattttcacacatggttAAGCCGCCACAGATCGAAATCCCACTTACAATCTCTAATATGTGTCATAAATATAAAACCCTGGTGAATAATTACTGTGGAGGGAAAAGGCCGTGTATAAATCAGATGTACACTGACCTaacctcctcctcgtctccctCAGGCCACACTGAACGCTCGCACGTCCATCCTGGCCGCCGCCAACCCTGTCGGCGGACGCTACGAGC encodes:
- the mcm6 gene encoding DNA replication licensing factor MCM6; this translates as MDVATATAENAGEMVKDELAEKCQKLFQAFLEEFQSGDGEVKYVREAEELIRPERNTLLVTFTDVEGFNQELATTIQEEYYRVYPFLCRAVRNFARDHGNVPLNKEFYVAIEDLPTRHKIRELSSMRIGSLVRISGQVVRTHPVHPELVSGTFLCMDCQAVIKDVPQQFKYCPPTICRNPVCNNRFRFHLDTHKSKFIDFQKVRIQETQAELPRGSIPRSLEVVLRAEAVEMAQAGDRCDFTGTLIVVPDVSQLTTPGVRAETSTRVAGGPQGFESEGLRGLKALGVRELSYRLAFLACNVAPTNPRFGGKELREEEQTAESIKSQMTEREWEKVFEMSQDKNLYHNLCTSLFPTIHGNDEVKRGILLMLFGGVPKTTMEGTSLRGDINVCIVGDPSTAKSQFLKHVEEFSPRAVYTSGKASTAAGLTAAVVRDEESNEFVIEAGALMLADNGVCCIDEFDKMDLKDQVAIHEAMEQQTISITKAGVKATLNARTSILAAANPVGGRYERSKSLKQNVNLTAPIMSRFDLFFILVDDCNEVTDYAIARRIVDLHSRVEESVDRLYSLDEIRRYLLFARQFKPKISSESEEFIVEQYKRLRQRDGSGGVSKSAWRITVRQLESMIRLSESMARMHCCDEVQPKHVKEAFRLLNKSIIRVETPDINLEQEEELEEEEQHEEGNNIPNGVNGLNDENGHVDGMNGHANGINGHAEPGSQAKPSLRLSFPEYRRISNLLVLHLRRAEEAEEEEELKKSAVVNWYLKEIESEIDSEEELVNKKGLIEKVVHRLVHYDHILIELSQAGLKGSESESSGEEGVLVVNPNYILED